The sequence below is a genomic window from Massilia oculi.
ACCTGCACCACCTGGCCGTCGCTGGCGTTGTTGATCGCCTTCGCTTCGCTCGAAACCGAGAAGTTCGAACCGCGCGAAACCAGTCGTACCGCCTGGCCCTGCTTGATCACCTGTTGCGCGCGCAAGGTGTCCGTGCGTAGCGCGGTGCCGGCCGGCAGCGAGATGGTCGGGGTGCGGCCGATCGCCTGCGCCATGTCGGTGATGATGCCGTTCGGCATGGCGGCGATGTCGGCCTTCACCAGCACCAGCTGGCTCCCGTCGAGCGGCTGGCCCTGGGCCAGCGGCACGGCGGCGGCGACGTAGTCGGCCACCACGCTCACCTGCGCCTGCAGGTACAGCGACCAGGCCGGGGCGCTGCAGCGCACGCCCACCGTGGTCTTGCCCCAGGGGCGGGCGCCCGGTTGCAGGAAGGCTTCGGGCGCTGGGCAGGCCGGCAGCGAGAGGCGTGGATCGACGTCGCCCAACTTCA
It includes:
- the flgA gene encoding flagellar basal body P-ring formation chaperone FlgA, with the translated sequence MKQQFVAFSLLALLVGGAQAQQTPAAARQKPEAVRAVAEQFLKTQSAGLPGQVTVKLGDVDPRLSLPACPAPEAFLQPGARPWGKTTVGVRCSAPAWSLYLQAQVSVVADYVAAAVPLAQGQPLDGSQLVLVKADIAAMPNGIITDMAQAIGRTPTISLPAGTALRTDTLRAQQVIKQGQAVRLVSRGSNFSVSSEAKAINNASDGQVVQVRTQSGTVVSGLARNGGMVEIVL